From the genome of Xylocopilactobacillus apis:
GCAGCTGCCAGCCCGAAAAAATGATTATGTAAAAGTTCATTTCAAAGACGCAAAAAGCGCCGGTTATTAACAACTCGATTGGAATTGTAAAACGACGCCATGCGCTTTTTTCAAAAACTAAAACGTAATCTGCCAAGAAAATCACGATTGCCAAAAGCCAAAAAACATCATGCCAGCTCCTAACTGGTAGATAAAACGACATCGTCATTGGCAGATAAACCAGCCAAATATAATTCATCCAAGCATCAGGCCGCGAAAAAATTTTACGCATTACTAGTTACAACACCTTTTTTACCAATTAGTTTAGTTATGAAAACCACTAAAATCAATCCTAAAACGATCCAAATTGCGATTCCACCAAAATCAGTCAGTTTTATTTTTTGATCTATTAAAATTTTGCTTAAAATATTGTTAGCGAAATAAGTCGGCATCAATTTACCAATTTTCTGAACCCAATCGGGCATCATCGTAAGCGGCCACCACAGACCACTGATAATTGCCATCGGAAATGTAACCAAATTACTTACAACACTGAGTGTTTCATGACGAGTTATATTAGACATCGCAAGCCCAATTAAGAGCAGCGGAATTTGACCAATCATTGGAATAATTAATAAAGCAATAAACTGACCAATCGTTAATTTAACTCCGTTAAAAATAATCGCTGTAATTGTTAAAACCAAAATCGAAAACAAGCTCAGCATAATCATCCAAAATCCAAGTGAAAAATAATAAGGAAGTTTCCCCTTAGGAGATAAACCTAAGAAGTCCACAAAGCCTTGATCGCGGTCACCGCGCATAATCTGCGCAAAGCCAAAAATTGCACTGATTAACACACTATAAATGATCATGCTGCCCAAATATGACTTATTAAATATTTTCATTTCGGCTGCATTTCCAACCGTAAATATCTTCGTAAATAAAAGATAGAAAGCCAGTGGCATCAGTGTCGTAAAAAATTGATATGAATAATCACGAAACACTAATCGTTTACCATCAAATTTCAACTGGGTCATAAAAGTCTTCATCGTGTCTCCTCCTTAGCGGTCATTTTCACAAATATTTCTTCTAGTGACTGCCGCTCCACTCTGATCTCTTTAATTCGATCAAACATCGGAACTAAAGACTTGATAGTCAAATCGCCATCACTGCTTGTTAATTCAATTTGCTCTTCATGCTGTGCAACTTTTTCGACTGCTGATACAGTTTGAAAAAGAGCTGGCTGCAGGTCAGTTTTAAAAATGATTGTTGTCTCATGGTGCTGCGCTTGTAATTCAGCAAGTGTTCCCTGAAAACTAAAAACTCCGTCTTGCAGGATCAAAAGCCTTGAAGCTGCCTGCTGAATTTCTTCCAAATAATGACTGGTGATGACAATTGTTTTGCCTTGCATCTTTAGATCATTTATCATCTGCCAAAACTCTTGTCGAGCGCTTGCGTCCATGCCTGCCGTTGGTTCATCAAGAAATAAAAGTTCTGGATCACCAATCAAAGCGATGCCAAAAGTCACGCGCCGCATTTGACCGCCCGAAAGGCTCGTGAGCATCTGTTTTCGCTGGTCACTAAGTCCAATGATGTCTAGGACGCGATCGACTGGAAGAGAATTTTCGTGTTGTGCGGCGGCTTCTGTTAACATTTCTTCAACGCTAACTTTTTTAATCCGCATATCGCCTTGAAGCATTGATCCAATTTTTTCTTTATTGATCAAAACTCCCGGCCTTGTATTAAAGACTTCTGCTTCACCACGGCCTCGTAAAACTCCTAGCAGAATATTGAGAAACGTTGATTTCCCAGCACCGTTTTCACCAATTAGGCCGATGATTTCACCTTTGGCAACTTTAAGATTAAGACCTTTTAGAACTTCTTTTTTCCCATAACTAAATTTTAAATTATGAGTTTCAATGATATTATCCACTTCGTTCACCTCGATATTTATTATCTATGAGTGAACGTATTAGAAGTAGTTCTCTTTGTCATCAGTTGACTGTGACTTTTGTCACAGATGAACATATAAATTATTGATAATCTACACGCATAGGCGTATTATTTATTTAGGAGGTATAAAGGAGTGACTGAAATAAAAGCCGGTGATGTTTTGAAGTTCCTAAAGAGTAATGGCTTAAAGAATTAAAAAGCCGAACTAACGGAGATCATCACCGTTTCATAGACGACAAAGGACACAAAGTAACTGTACCCTTTACATCAAAAAAAGATACGATTTCAAAAAAACGTATAATTCAGTTCTTAAACAAGCTGGGGTTAAATAAACCTTTGTTTGTTGCACTCCTTAACTAAAAACATGAATAAAACAGATTATCTAATTTATCCTGCTATTTTTGATAATATCGACAATGGGGGTTATTATACTGTAACTTTCCCAGATGTTCCGGATACTGTATCCCAGGGAAAAACATTAGAAGAAGCTTTTAAAAATGCTCCTTATGCTTTAGCTGTTGCACTTCCAGATTATGATCCCTACCCAACACCTACACCAATTGAAGAGGTTATGAAAGATAACCCCGGTTTGATTGTTAACTATGTTGGAATCGATTTAAAAATTGTTCGGAGATACGCTAAAGATACGACGGTTAGAAAGAATGTAACCATCCCTCAATCATTAGCAAAATGGGCTGAAGAACAGCACATTAATTTTAGTCAAGCTTTAACAAATACGCTTGAATATATGAGAGAAAGCTAACGAATCCTAAGACGCTAAAAAGCGTCTATTTTTTTTACTCTAAATAATTCTACAAATATTCTCTTTGATTTTATCCAACTTTAAGGAGATGCTGTGATAAGTCACAAATTCTATAGAAACCTGAGGAGTTTATATATTCATTTTTATACCTTAATTATAGAATACCAACAAGTGTCACTGTTTAATCCTTATTTATTTTCATTTGCTAATTTCTGTGCATTTGGATCACCAACCATTTGCCAGGTAATTTCGTGAGTCTCTCCTTTACCGCTACCGCTAAAATCATAGTCCTTCCACGTTTGAAAATAGACAGCGTCACCTTTTATTTCATAAGGAATCGTATAACTAATCGTATTAATCATTAAACTTGAGCCAATAACATCAAAACCCTTACGATGAGGCTCTTGATCATCACCCATCCCCTTAACAATTACATGACCTTTATCAGCAAAATATACTAGTTTAGTTCCATCTTCAATTAGATTCGCGGGAACTTTTTCTTCGGAAATTGCCTGACTGACACTTTCATCATCATAAAGAGCCGGTTCAATTCGGTAGCCTTTGCCTACAATATAATTTTTAAAGGCCTTCTCTTTTACTGTATCTAAACTATTATCTGCATCTGCAGAATCATAAGATGATTTACTCATACTCTCTGTTTGTTTAACTCCAAATAAAGAAGCAGCGTAACTGATAGGATCATGGGTCTTGTGATATTTTGAAGCTACATAGCCTCCATACAGCCAAATTCCAATGTTAGCTATTATAAATAAAAGGATTCCCATAATGATCATGTCACGTCGAACAATTTTTTGTGCTTCAATAAAACCATCATGCCATTTTGGATCATTCCGCCTTTTCTTTAAAAATTCATAGGTATGCCAAGTATTCGTCTTAGGATTTAAAAAAGTTCTCTGCACCTTATATTCCCCAATTTTTTACTGTTTAAACTGCTCACTGACATACTGCTTATATAACGCATGTGTCTTAAGTAACTCTTCATGCGTTCCTGAACCCGTGATCTTTCCGTGTTCCACAAAATAGATATTATTAGAATCAACAATCGTTGCTAATCTGTGGGCAATGACTAAAGTTGTTCGTCCCTTCATTAACTCATTGAGCGCAACTTGAATTTTGGCTTCTGACTCTGAATCTAGACTAGCTGTTGCTTCATCTAACATTAAAATTTTAGGATCTCTTAAAAAAGCCCGTGCAATTGCAATTCGCTGTCTTTGACCACCAGAAAGAGTAACCCCTCGTTCACCAACTTCTGTATTCAACTGCCTTGGCATTGCACTCACAAATTGATCTGCATAAGCTAATTTTAAAATTTCCCAAAGTTTATGATCTGAATAGCTGCCTTTTAAACCATAAATTAAATTATCTCGAATGGTTCCGGCCATTAATGGTGAATCTTGGCCAACAATCCCAATTTGTTCCCGCCAATTTTCTAAATTAATTTCATTAATGTTATGCTCCCCAATCAAAATTTCTCCTGTGTCTACGTCATAGAAGCGTTCAATCAATGAAAAAATGGTTGATTTACCACCGCCTGATGGTCCGACAAAAGCAATAATCGTATTGGGTTTCGCTTCAAAGGAAATATTGTTAATCACAGGTTCATTTTTAAGATAAGAAAATGTAATGTTCTTGGCTGCTAAAATTTCACCGTCAATATCAAATTTTAATCCTTGTTCAAACTCTTCAGAAGTTTCTTCCAAAATATTACTAATCCGATCAGTCGATCCCGCAACCTTTGCCGTCTGAGAAAACAGATTTGTAACCACTGGGATCGATGCAACAAAATTACACAAATATAAAACAAAAGAAGTTAGCATTCCAAAAGTCATCGTTCCCTTAGACACCCGATGAACCCCGTAAACCATGATTCCTAAGATCAAAAACATCAAGACTGTAGTCAGAAATGGTGGAAAAATCGAATCATAAACTGCTTCTTGTCGTCCAATTTTATTAAGGTCATCGACCATTTTATCGCCTTTTGTTCGTTCTTCGTTCTCAGCGTTAGAAGACTTCACCAACCTAATCTCACTCATTGACTCACTAACCGCTGCATTAAAATCAGCTAACTTACTCTGACGAAGACGTCCAATTTGCTGTCCAAAATGAATTAACGGAAGCAAAACTAACAAAAGTATCGGCAGACAAAAGAAAATAATAATTGTCATTTTCCAATCCATAATTAACATCATGACGATTGATCCCAAAATCAAGAGCATTGATGAGAATGCACTAGGAAAAGTATTGGCAATTAAATCTTTCACTTGCGTCGTATCGTTAGATAATCGTGAAGCTAAATCCCCCGATTTAACAAGATCAAAATATTTAACCGGCAGATTAATAACTTTTTTCCACAATTCTTTTCTTAAATTAGCAACAACATTTTCCCCAAAAATTCCTAAAATTGTCCCTGATGCCGCTGATAGTATTGCAGTTACAACAAGCATCCCGACAATTCCAACAATTAACCAATAATCAATATGATGTTTAAAACTATTAATTAAGAACTGTGCTAGGATTGGAATTAATAATTGAACTCCTGAAGAAATCATGCCGAATACGATGCCAATTAAAAGATGAAAGTATTGTGGATGGGCAAAAACTATTAATTTTCTGAAATTTTTTAGATTAAATTGAAATATTTTCGTATTTGACTTTACTTTTGCATTCAATGTCTTAAGACCCGTCTCCACTTTTAAAATAATTTACAAAAACAACTTTTTATATTTTACCATTAATAAATTAATATAAAAAAAATACCAGGTTTTTCCTGGTATTTTTTTAAATTATACTTTGACTTCGCTTTCGACGTTTTGACTTACAAAAACTAACTTCTTATTGTCAAGTTCAGCTGTCACCTTAGTATCTGGTAAAACCTTACCTGCTATAATTTCTTTCGCAAGTGGAGTTTCAACGTTATTCTTAATAAATCTTTGAATTGGTCGGGCACCATAACTTGGCTCATATGAGCTCTTACCGATCCATTCCAAAACAGCGGGCTGAATTTCAAGATTGATTCTTTGATCAACAAGTCGATCTTTAAGATCCTGCATATCAATATTTACGATTCTTACCACATCATCTTCAGTTAAAGCATTAAATTGCAAGATTGCATCCACTCGGTTAAGAAATTCTGGTTTGAAGTGGGCTCGAACGACATTCATTAATTGTTGGTGCAATTCTTCCTTTGTCTCTTTTTGCTGCTCATCTAAGATTAAATCTGCACCTAAGTTACTAGTCATAATGATTAAAGTATTCTTAAAATCAACCGTTTGACCTTTTCCGTCAGTCAAGCGTCCATCATCCAATACTTGCAGTAAGATGTTGAATACATCCGGGTGCGCCTTCTCAATTTCGTCTAACAAAATGATCGAATACGGATTTCTGCGAACTGCTTCTGTTAATTGTCCACCTTCTTCATATCCAATGTAACCTGGAGCAGCCCCAATCAAACGAGAAACTGATTCTTTCTCCATATATTCACTCATATCGATTCTGACCATATGTTTTTCTGAATCAAACAAAAGCTCTGCTAAACTCTTAGCCAATTGAGTTTTCCCAACTC
Proteins encoded in this window:
- a CDS encoding ABC transporter ATP-binding protein — translated: MNAKVKSNTKIFQFNLKNFRKLIVFAHPQYFHLLIGIVFGMISSGVQLLIPILAQFLINSFKHHIDYWLIVGIVGMLVVTAILSAASGTILGIFGENVVANLRKELWKKVINLPVKYFDLVKSGDLASRLSNDTTQVKDLIANTFPSAFSSMLLILGSIVMMLIMDWKMTIIIFFCLPILLLVLLPLIHFGQQIGRLRQSKLADFNAAVSESMSEIRLVKSSNAENEERTKGDKMVDDLNKIGRQEAVYDSIFPPFLTTVLMFLILGIMVYGVHRVSKGTMTFGMLTSFVLYLCNFVASIPVVTNLFSQTAKVAGSTDRISNILEETSEEFEQGLKFDIDGEILAAKNITFSYLKNEPVINNISFEAKPNTIIAFVGPSGGGKSTIFSLIERFYDVDTGEILIGEHNINEINLENWREQIGIVGQDSPLMAGTIRDNLIYGLKGSYSDHKLWEILKLAYADQFVSAMPRQLNTEVGERGVTLSGGQRQRIAIARAFLRDPKILMLDEATASLDSESEAKIQVALNELMKGRTTLVIAHRLATIVDSNNIYFVEHGKITGSGTHEELLKTHALYKQYVSEQFKQ
- a CDS encoding type II toxin-antitoxin system HicB family antitoxin, coding for MNKTDYLIYPAIFDNIDNGGYYTVTFPDVPDTVSQGKTLEEAFKNAPYALAVALPDYDPYPTPTPIEEVMKDNPGLIVNYVGIDLKIVRRYAKDTTVRKNVTIPQSLAKWAEEQHINFSQALTNTLEYMRES
- a CDS encoding ABC transporter permease: MKTFMTQLKFDGKRLVFRDYSYQFFTTLMPLAFYLLFTKIFTVGNAAEMKIFNKSYLGSMIIYSVLISAIFGFAQIMRGDRDQGFVDFLGLSPKGKLPYYFSLGFWMIMLSLFSILVLTITAIIFNGVKLTIGQFIALLIIPMIGQIPLLLIGLAMSNITRHETLSVVSNLVTFPMAIISGLWWPLTMMPDWVQKIGKLMPTYFANNILSKILIDQKIKLTDFGGIAIWIVLGLILVVFITKLIGKKGVVTSNA
- a CDS encoding ABC transporter ATP-binding protein, encoding MDNIIETHNLKFSYGKKEVLKGLNLKVAKGEIIGLIGENGAGKSTFLNILLGVLRGRGEAEVFNTRPGVLINKEKIGSMLQGDMRIKKVSVEEMLTEAAAQHENSLPVDRVLDIIGLSDQRKQMLTSLSGGQMRRVTFGIALIGDPELLFLDEPTAGMDASARQEFWQMINDLKMQGKTIVITSHYLEEIQQAASRLLILQDGVFSFQGTLAELQAQHHETTIIFKTDLQPALFQTVSAVEKVAQHEEQIELTSSDGDLTIKSLVPMFDRIKEIRVERQSLEEIFVKMTAKEETR